The region ttgaggagatcatcttgcttctccccaccaaggattgctgccgcacacaagtcctctcaactcggtggcgccctctatggcgcaccgcgcccctcaatctcgactgtcgtcagatatctgtccttcctgaatttgatctcatcagagccatcgtctcttctcaccagcagggccccgttcaatgcctctgcatcctgacaagctacctgctgtccataccaggtaaggtggacgcttggctgacatcccctgaattcagaaaactccagcagtttgagttctaccattaccacgaaagtttcataccacaagcataccaagaatttgtgcccacaccaccgttgtccatctcgcggttttcctcctctccccacaccgccaccttcgccgggtgccatctaccagacgatctggtacaaatgcttcaactcccactgctaaaaaaactttcgcttgtggtggtttatctgtcggaggcctcactgcacagcatcatccactccaattgccctgccctggagcgcttgctgattgttttgggaatagaaatcggtatcagttgtctccaaataaagtcgcctcaccttaaaagcattggaatttgttttgaaggacaacagctcatcatcgaagatgccccttcccttgaaaggttgctccttcataattgttatacaccttcagaaataattgtcacctctgcgcccaaactggagaccttgggtgtaattcgtgacccgtttaataatcacaaggagttggtgtttggctcctcacctttttaggtaccgtatattatcatctacacatttgtaatcatatgctgcatttttcatttgtgcgcataagttttatatcatcttggagtacactttgggtactaatattatgttatatgctcaatgaagagttcgtccattgatagcctatcaatgctgctggattctgtcaagatcatatatatcagaatgtatagttttgatctggacataattattggcttgctgcgatgctttcgatctctggagaatttatacatagaggtgatgatttcatgcacattgaaagcccgtatatattgtactagaattaattgttcagctgtcgttctttcgacatactcttttttcagaccttaactgttttcaatcttcatgtctacttaggtagaaccacatggagaaaaacatataaccaatcgttggcgtaataagcacaaggattttctcagttctcatgacattcgtttgaggacaataatgatgggacgatatgcatccaaccaggcaaacaaaagctttgtcacattcttcctgttgaatgcgaggttactattgtccatgaggcttaatttttacagcaagagatttctcacggacgaacatgttgaacagcaaaaaaagaagtttcaggtggacaaatgggcttctaaacatgctcggcttctatttacaacaagttgtagacatcctaaaatatttttttgcacaagatgttgattttatggatcagaccgatccatttgtttgtgactgcaaaaaagagtggttgggttagatgttactgtcatgttcaatctgggttttgtctaaaaatttgatgaacaattaatccttgggctttttgtaccatttgtatgcttgacttgcatgttgttgccctcgtactcccctccacctgccactacactgccgcatcttccatggctgttgttcgttcccgtccgaggccttgccgtcgttctccgccttggttagctcgttgTGCTCGCCACCGTCTGGTGTTgtgaacatggtcaacaaccaagaggaatcaggagatgactgtacatggagacgctgacagtagggacccaccagggtcattgcatttcgcaagcaggtgcctcgttattacaagccaaaacaatacttcctcctaattgtttgacaactaggttccacgccattgtcaatgtagtcaataaacgagaaaattacacaatgagcggataacaccagggacacagcagctcgcctagttgtttttcagtttcagagacggagctcaaccgcgcgctgtgcgggggctgtggcccgtctagcccacgcttacgcttttattaagcacatgacgagcccagttgatatttttttctttctgaaattggctagcccagtttttttttttgggagaataccaaaaccgaggcctacttgcttttctcagccccgctgggctgcaaatttttcaagacgaggagggataagaaatgggcttccccagaaaacgggctataagttgtaagaaatgggttgtaaaattttaaaccaaagccaaccggcaattgcatcaaaatatcatttttttccagGATTTCTCTAATCTCTACtcatataaaaaccaaagccaactgacaattacattaaaatatcatcttttcacccacaagataaactactcatacaaatgcatcttcatgttccgtcaacgaacgggcatcttgctagttaagattctaaatttcattcattttttgcggagaatagttttttgaattttattttgatatatttttttgaaaactatttttaacgtgactcgaaatttcgtgattacaagagttcggaccccaccaaaatatgcaaaatttcgctgaattttttagcagtgcctagaatatatggtctgtaatgctaataaaaagaatatgggcttcaaatatccttaagaattagcaaatgggttgtaaattattgaaaataatggctaatgggttgtatgatgttttccacagatttggaggctgacttctgggcctactaggttgacgatgacgctgtcctgaaaatttttttgacgcgtacgcaaggctttgtcaacttagtcaacacacagcagtgactgttggatgtccatccaacggccgccgtgcttcttcaatctctgatcttcctgctccagccgcccaaaccagcgccgacgggactgcctgctccctcctcccatggctggctgtgctgccgccaggccatccctctaaccacccacacaacctgttattttctggcgacgtcagcctcaccccgcagccgaccagtcagcgctcgttctccccttagcgtgggcatccactgcggtggcttcgccggcttcgGGTGGTTCTTttcctgggccccgccctcgtccaccgcgtttgtgctctcggcgcggcgaggtcaacatggtcaacaaacaacagccatcggaagaggctgacagtaggggcccacacaggaaaatgcctccttattacgcgcaaaataatgattcctccacctgatagcttggacccaccggaagggtctctgtattttgcgaaaaaaacattccccctgctgtcagctcggacccaccggaaatgcctccttattacgcacaaaaaaatgaatactccccctgctagctgggactcaccttggtgggaggctgacttgtgggcctactaagtttacggggacggagggctttgtcaacttagtcaatatgaacgactctagctccagtgaccgtatgatgtccatccaacggccgtagtgcttcttcaacctttggtctttgtgctccagccgctcaaagcagcgccggtcgtgccgcgtgctcttgcctcccgtggccggctgtgatgccgcggaggcctcaccgccccctactactcccaccgctggccaggccatccctctactcacccacaccccctgttattctgcgacgacggcagcctcaccctcgtactcctctttgtgtgggcatccactgctgcgtcttccccggctccacgtcgtccccttcctaggcctcgccgtcgtccaccgctgtggtgctctcggcgcagcgtggtcaatgtggtaaatgatcgacttccatcgaaagagtactgtgcatggagaggctaacagctgggtccacggaggccgcaaggaagtgcctccttattacgcgcaaaataattattcctccacctgacagcggggacccaccggacgggccaccgtatttcatgaaaaaaacgtttcccccctgactgccgggacccaccagctacaccttcgcacgcaaggaagtgcgtccgggtaaaaaaacaaaatgattcgcccccctgactgctgggacccaccagctacatcttcgcacgcaaggaagtgcgtcctggcaaaaaaaatgattcatccccctgactgctgggacccaccagctacatcttcgcaggcaaggaagtgcctgacagtcgggacccacctggtcgaagcgtacgtagcgttgtcattctggtcgcgaacgtgtatgtacatactggtcgatgtagaggcgcgcacgtgtcgtagtagaggcgcgcacgtgtcgtagtagaggcacgcacgtagcatgtacacgtacgtacaacggcgagggtgcaagaaagaaaatacggccacgtacgtacatacgggcagggtctcgaacgcctactcgcgcatacgtacatggctgggtcggaacggagaaacaacatcgtcgtcgtgttcatggggagccaacggaatgcgtcgtgttcatggggaggaaacggaatgtgtcgtgttcatcgggaggcaacggaacgcatgggagccaaccggcttggacggaacaggcgatggaaatgaggcctggcgtaccgcacaacggaggaaacggccttgtgttcgaccggccacgttcggaacggggtcctgttgatcgggaggggtgtggcgtaccgcaaaacggaggaaacggacctcctacggtcgaaatgggggtcctgttgatcgggaggggtgtggcgtaccgcaaaacggacgaaacggacctcctacgatcgaaacgggggtcctgttaatcgggaggggtgtggcgtaccgcaaaacggacgaaacggacctcctatggtcgaaacaggggtcctgttcattgggaggggtgtggcataccgcaaaacgggactccacgggatactgttcatctccatcgtcgacctcctccagcctccacgggctaccatcgacctcctccagcctccacgggctcctgttcatctagtctccaccgcgcgctactccaccggctactgttcaaccacccctccaccgtctactgttcatccagccctcctccGTCTACTGTTCATNNNNNNNNNNNNNNNNNNNNNNNNNNNNNNNNNNNNNNNNNNNNNNNNNNNNNNNNNNNNNNNNNNNNNNNNNNNNNNNNNNNNNNNNNNNNNNNNNNNNNNNNNNNNNNNNNNNNNNNNNNNNNNNNNNNNNNNNNNNNNNNNNNNNNNNNNNNNNNNNNNNNNNNNNNNNNNNNNNNNNNNNNNNNNNNNNNNNNNNNNNNNNNNNNNNNNNNNNNNNNNNNNNNNNNNNNNNNNNNNNNNNNNNNNNNNNNNNNNNNNNNNNNNNNNNNNNNNNNNNNNNNNNNNNNNNNNNNNNNNNNNNNNNNNNNNNNNNNNNNNNNNNNNNNNNNNNNNNNNNNNNNNNNNNNNNNNNNNNNNNNNNNNNNNNNNNNNNNNNNNNNNNNNNNNNNNNNNNNNNNNNNNNNNNNNNNNNNNNNNNNNNNNNNNNNNNNNNNNNNNNNNNNNNNNNNNNNNNNNNNNNNNNNNNNNNNNNNNNNNNNNNNNNNNNNNNNNNNNNNNNNNNNNNNtagcgaaggaatcgctccatcgggttcagttaacagccatcgatcgatcgctcgggttcagtaacgcgtagcctgcagtgcaatcgctcgggttcagttagagcccaacgcctcgctcgggttcagttagagccaacgcctcgcacgtgtacgagagaaacgcgcatcgctcggcccccgacctcccaccgtaaccggcaactccccgaaattttcctccccctcgcttctaccatggttttttccatcatggacggcccaaagaatgccatgcagctgcgtctccggcccgcccaggatgaaaaccccattttctgtcatgattttttgtcatagaagtaggagcccaccacatctatgatgataccgggttttgtcacaattatcgtcatagaagtgtcatatgtatggcagaaaaaaattcgttcggcccaaaatgtcacagatgtgtcttttttttgtagtgtcccccttgcttccggtggcgccggagcgctaccgggggccatcatcatcactgcgatcttcaccaacaccgccgccatcttcaccaacatctccatcaccttcccccctctatctacagcggtccactctcccgcaacccgctgtatcctctacttgaacatggtgctttatgcttcatattattatccaacgatgtgttgccatcctatgatgtcttagtagattttcgttgtcctattggtggttgatgaattgctatgattgatttaatttgcttgtggttatgttgttgtcctttggtgcccatcatatgagcgcgcgcgtggatcacaccatagggttagttgtatgttgataggactatgtattggagggctagagtgacagaagcttcaacctagcatagaaattgatgcatacgggattgaagggggggccaatatatcttaatgctatggttggattttaccttaatgaacgttagtagttgcggatgcttgctaatagtcccaatcataagtgcatagaatttcaagtcagggatgacatgctagcagtggcctctcccacataaaatttgctattggtctagtaaagtagtcaattgcttagggacaattccacaaatcctaccaccacttttccacactcgctatatttactttattacatctttatctaaacagcccctactttttatttacttgttctttattatcttgcaaaactatccaacaacacctacaaagtacttctagtttcatacttgttctaggtaaagcgaacgtcaaacgtgcgtagagtcgtatcagtggccgatagtacttgagagagtatttgttctacctttagctcctcgttgggttcgacactcttacttatcaaaagaggctacaactatcccgtatacttgcgggttatcagtacAACAGGGCGCGCATGACTCGAGGGAGCTTCGGGTGACGAGCATTGGCCAGGCGCCATGAATGAGATAGCAGGAGTCTTGAGGCACGGCCGGTGGGCACCATGAATAGGGGGCGGTGGCATGCCCTCCAGCACAGAAGCATTGATTGCGAAGCTCGCCAGTCTTGGGCACATGGTCGAATCTGCGGCGGCTGCAGGCGTCACAGGCGACGAGCTCCTCGGATCTGGGGAAATCCCCACCAGTTGCGGGAACAGGCCCGCAACCAGATCCGGCCGGAAGAACCACGGTGAGGGGAAGCCGAGGGGGAACCGCGGCGAGGTCGAGCCGGCGCGAGGGGGGCGAGGGGCGGGGGTGTCTGACGCGGCTGGTATGGAGGCTGCGGTCGCCAGAGCGGCGCGTCGCAGGAGGGTGGTAGGTAGGGGCATACCGATATCTGACAGAGAGGAGTTTAGTGACTCGGAAAGAATCAATACCAAGCACACGAACCTATGCAAAACACTTACTCCCTCTATCCATATATAGGGTCTAATGCGTCTTTTGAGACTAACTTTGACCACATGTTACAACAATAATATATGACATACAAGTTTTTTTTTGCTGGTGATATGACATtcaagttacacaaagcataccgtcaaatttTTACATGAAAGAaggttccaatgatataatttttgcatTATACATCTCATATACTCCAATGGACAAAGAAGGTTCCAAtggagtactattaatcttatcaatagaCAAAGACAGTCTCAAAAaaggcattaggccctatatatatggaTGGAGGGAATAAATGAAAGAAGTTtgtcttaggctggtcatagtggggagtaagttatactagtgtcatgcatatgacactagtctaacttATTACCTtcgtaatgcaaagtaacataatactAGTGTCAGTAGAGGTCtttatttattagcttgtagactcatcctaTCTTGAGAAGCGCTATGTTACATTAATATATTATGTTAGCACTTCTtattaactacatgccacataagcaaaaatttcttGGAGCGTGTTGTGTTCCTAGCTAAGTTACTCTCACTATGTCTAGCCTTATGCACGGAAGAGTTTAGTTGTTAAACAATTAATTGAAAGAAGCTTGGCAACAACAAACTAAGCATCTATGTATTGGGGACTTTATTTGCTAAACTTTTTAATGCACCTAGCACCCCatctaagagcaagtacaataatagGCTCATAGCCTATTTACACATGGCAATCTTGCCTATGTGAAGGAGAGAGGTATAAAAAATTTGGAAGgaatgggctctcatgcaagagcctagctatatgcacAAGGATAGATACTACAATAAATATGAAATTGGGAGAGCTTAAGATGGAGTCTTCCTCTTTCTCTCTTCATTAACTACTACTATGACATATCCGCAAAATACTTACAAAACCATGTTAAAAAAACCTGCATTGGGAGAGCCCTAATAGAAGTAACAGCTTGCAGTAAAAAAACTAACTTGCAGTAAAATCCACTCGATGATGCAGTCTGTCCCATCCATGTAACACAATCCTTAACACCATGCCAATCGAACCTGACAGTGAGTCCGATCGTTTCTGAGCCGAGCAGAGCAACAGCCAGGAGCAACGGCAAGGGTACCAACCCAAACAGCGACTAAGCATCTGTAGCACGCCCTGGGATGTTGCGAGTATTTGTTGCCTTGGAAGCAACGTGCACCTCGAAGCAATCCACACCTATGTTTCGATTCTTTCTTTTCTGAAGAAAATCTACATTTCAATTGGTCCCAAAACTGTGCATGCAATTTCCAGAAGTGTTAGTTTGTTCCCTTCGAAGCTACGGCCCGGCCGACCGGCCGGCTAGCCACGGAGATCAATCTCACCGTCGTCGACCGATCTCCGTGTCGCCATGCGTGCATTCGTGTGGTTGAGTTTTCACCCTTTGGCAGTGACTGAAACTTGCCAGCTACCAACCATGAAAACCTTACTACAAGCATTGCAGTTTCTGGGGCATACCTTCCTTATGCTACGGGCAAGCTCGCTGCTACGTAGCTCTCTGGTAGACTCGTTTCTTTTCTGCCATGTACTCCTATGAGGGCTCTCCCAATGCAGTAAAAAAACTAACTTGCAGTAAAGTTTAAGATAGACGGACCATGTTAAAATTAGTGTAAAAAATGTCGTATTACTTCgtgtcacacgtgtggcacttatcatttaggtaaaattaatggcGTAGATGAGTATTACTCTTATCTCTCATGTGAAAAATTAATATAGACGGACCATGTTAAAATTACTTAGACTAATTCCAGTTAGTTACCTCTTACGACAAATGATCCCTCAAATGATTCCTACAAGGGCGCCTTCCCAACACATTCCTACAAGAATTGAATAATCGATGGTATATTCATACCAATCACTGATCGCGGCACTTCAGTGTGCTTAGCTAGGTACGTAGCAAGGTCCAACGTGTGACAGGTGAACACACACCGACCAAACACACAAAAGGTTGACGAAACAGTAGACGTCAACGTACTGCTTAATCATCCGCGGGCGCAGCTGGACCAGCCATACAAAGCTGCATGCCCTACGTACTTACTACCATTACACTGCGCGCTAATTGCGAACTCTTCACTAATCCCAATCCTAATTTGTAGGTAGACACTATATAAAGCGGCGGCCATCCCGGAGGCATACAGGCATCCCAAGTAAcaatctccccctctccctctagccATAACTTAGCAAGCAACTCCAGCGACCATGGCCTCCTCAAGGTCTCTCAGCAGTCGCATCGGCGCAATGCTGGCCGGCGCGTTGCTCCTGCTGTTGTCTACGGCCTCCGCCGTGGCTCAGCTGGACGTGGGCTTCTACAGCAAGACGTGCCCGCACGTGGAGGAGATCGTCCGGCAGGAGATGCTCGGGATCCTCAAGGAGGCGCCCACGCTCGCCGGACCCTTCCTCCGCCTCCacttccacgactgcttcgtccGGGGATGCGACGCCTCCGTGCTGATCGACTCCACCGACGTCGCCAATAGCCCAGCAGAGAAGGACGCGCCGCCCAACAAGAGCCTCCGCGGCTTcggcgccgtgcagcgcgtcaagGACAGGCTCCAGTCCGCCTGCCCTAACACGGTGTCCTGCGCCGACGTGCTCGCCCTCATGGCCCGCGACGCCGTCGTGCTCGCAGGAGGCCCCACGTGGCCCGTCGCGCTCGGCCGGAGGGACGGCCGCGTGTCCATCGCTAGCGAGACGAACCAGCTTCCCCCACCCACCTCCAACTTCACCCGCCTCTCCAAGATGTTCGCCGCCAAGGGCCTCGACGCCAAGGATATCGTCGTGCTCTCCGGCGGCCACACGCTCGGCACCGCGCGCTGCGTCTCCTTCACGGACCGGCTGTACAACTTCTCCGGCGCCAATAACCCCGCCGACGTCGACCCAGCACTGGACGGCGCATACGTGGCCAGGCTGAGGTCCCAGTGCCGGAGCCTCGCCGACAACACCACGCTCGCGGAGATGGACCCCGGCAGCTTCCTCACCTTCGACGCCGGCTACTACCGCCTCGTGGCAAAGCGCAGAGGAATCCTACACTCCGACTCCGCGCTCCTGGAACACCCGACCACCAGGGCATACGTCGAGCGCCAGGCCACCGGCCTCTTCGCCGCCGAGTTCTTCCGCGACTTCGCCGAGTCCATGGTCAAGATGGGCAACATCGGCGTGCTCACCGGAGAACAGGGCGAGATCAGGAACAAGTGCTACGCCGTCAACAAATAATCATCGATTCAACCATCGGGGTAGTGCAAAGTGCATGCATGGTTAACTCggtactatgattgcttgcttgcttgatTGCATTGGTTCATACATATAATCGTGGTTAA is a window of Triticum dicoccoides isolate Atlit2015 ecotype Zavitan chromosome 2B, WEW_v2.0, whole genome shotgun sequence DNA encoding:
- the LOC119363933 gene encoding peroxidase 1-like; the protein is MASSRSLSSRIGAMLAGALLLLLSTASAVAQLDVGFYSKTCPHVEEIVRQEMLGILKEAPTLAGPFLRLHFHDCFVRGCDASVLIDSTDVANSPAEKDAPPNKSLRGFGAVQRVKDRLQSACPNTVSCADVLALMARDAVVLAGGPTWPVALGRRDGRVSIASETNQLPPPTSNFTRLSKMFAAKGLDAKDIVVLSGGHTLGTARCVSFTDRLYNFSGANNPADVDPALDGAYVARLRSQCRSLADNTTLAEMDPGSFLTFDAGYYRLVAKRRGILHSDSALLEHPTTRAYVERQATGLFAAEFFRDFAESMVKMGNIGVLTGEQGEIRNKCYAVNK